The Pseudoalteromonas rubra genome has a segment encoding these proteins:
- a CDS encoding S8 family serine peptidase — translation MKIKKQPLACLIATLLSVSASATTDRDYQHRWLDPNGDPMLALQWNLLNSGALANTQSGIDLNLWQTHIWGHKGQDILVAVVDSGVDMEHADLDANTIDDPSINPQPNAGGDHGTMVAGIIAAVQNNIGVRGVAPMAKVTAFTNYGGTFESHEQWKISHGYDGDLSDNSTTDRIRIFNKSYGMSPSVSLPYTFSKTIQDSQGKDILMFSQPEQEKVYEAVSLSTEQDPRTAVYVQAAGNSYRDSRIHYFTDTGLDFFGYSFPVGGNYGLPWTNGNSLYTPANFWNLTVSALSADGVLSEYSTVGSNVFLTAPGGLDRGTPGHATTRISCAWYQENIDANFNCNGDDDFTVRMNGTSSAAPNTSGAVALLLSAAQQQNHDLTPRDIRHLLARTATKVDPTRADIDVNGITAFEGWSTNAAGHVFSPYYGFGLIDVDKATELVRRYAIEQLPSELVKTPWYGLNDVVNATIVDDASQTTTASINITDDLFIEGVQIRLNARHARISDLKVELESPNGTRSILMSPFNNLIGQHLGLPEQSPGSQDGYTDHLMLSYKFWDEKANAGNGQWKLHITDMSNETRAFGIFDFVNGGQVRAVENNPEAGVLQGWSIRILGHKTKVTKKKTL, via the coding sequence ATGAAAATAAAGAAACAGCCTCTTGCTTGTCTTATCGCGACACTGCTCAGTGTAAGCGCTTCTGCAACAACCGATCGTGACTATCAACATCGCTGGCTTGATCCAAATGGGGATCCTATGCTTGCATTGCAGTGGAACTTACTGAATTCGGGTGCACTGGCAAATACCCAGTCTGGGATTGACCTGAACTTGTGGCAGACGCATATCTGGGGTCACAAAGGACAGGATATTCTGGTAGCAGTCGTGGATTCGGGTGTGGACATGGAACATGCAGACTTAGATGCCAATACGATAGATGATCCCTCTATTAATCCACAACCCAATGCTGGTGGCGACCATGGCACTATGGTGGCCGGGATAATCGCAGCGGTACAAAACAACATAGGTGTGCGTGGAGTTGCGCCAATGGCAAAGGTTACGGCATTTACCAATTATGGCGGAACCTTTGAAAGTCATGAGCAGTGGAAGATAAGTCATGGTTATGATGGTGACCTTTCGGATAACTCAACCACAGATCGGATCCGTATTTTCAATAAAAGTTATGGTATGAGTCCGTCGGTGAGTCTGCCTTATACCTTTTCAAAAACCATTCAGGATAGCCAGGGTAAAGATATCCTGATGTTTAGCCAGCCTGAGCAGGAAAAGGTCTATGAAGCGGTTTCTCTGTCCACTGAACAGGATCCCCGCACCGCAGTCTACGTGCAGGCAGCCGGAAATTCATATCGGGATTCTCGCATTCACTATTTTACAGACACAGGGTTAGACTTTTTCGGCTACAGTTTTCCCGTTGGCGGTAATTATGGCTTGCCCTGGACAAACGGTAACTCACTTTATACTCCTGCGAACTTCTGGAATCTGACGGTCAGTGCGCTGAGTGCCGATGGTGTGTTGTCTGAGTACTCGACAGTAGGGAGTAATGTGTTTCTGACTGCCCCTGGTGGATTGGACAGGGGCACCCCGGGGCATGCGACTACGCGTATTTCATGCGCCTGGTATCAGGAAAACATTGATGCAAACTTCAATTGTAATGGAGACGATGATTTTACTGTACGTATGAATGGTACATCGTCAGCGGCACCAAATACGTCGGGTGCTGTTGCGTTGCTGCTTTCTGCTGCGCAGCAACAGAACCATGACCTGACACCGCGCGACATCCGTCATCTCCTGGCGCGTACAGCAACAAAAGTGGATCCGACACGCGCCGACATCGACGTGAATGGTATTACAGCATTTGAAGGGTGGAGCACCAACGCAGCAGGGCATGTATTTTCGCCTTACTATGGCTTTGGCTTGATAGACGTAGACAAAGCAACTGAGCTGGTGCGCCGTTATGCAATCGAACAACTCCCTTCTGAGTTGGTTAAGACACCCTGGTATGGTCTGAATGACGTTGTGAACGCAACCATTGTGGATGATGCCAGCCAGACGACAACAGCAAGCATTAATATAACTGATGACTTGTTTATTGAAGGTGTTCAGATCCGATTAAATGCACGACATGCACGTATTTCAGATTTGAAAGTAGAGCTGGAGTCACCGAATGGTACCCGTAGTATCCTGATGTCACCCTTTAATAACTTGATAGGGCAGCATTTAGGCTTGCCAGAGCAGTCACCTGGGAGTCAGGATGGCTATACAGATCATCTGATGCTCAGTTATAAATTTTGGGATGAGAAAGCCAATGCAGGCAACGGCCAGTGGAAGCTACACATCACAGATATGAGTAACGAAACCCGGGCTTTCGGGATCTTTGACTTCGTCAACGGGGGTCAAGTTCGTGCGGTAGAGAACAACCCTGAGGCTGGTGTGTTACAAGGCTGGTCTATCCGTATTCTGGGTCATAAAACGAAAGTCACGAAGAAGAAAACGCTGTAA